AAAATCCACAGAGATGTGTGAAGCAGGTGGAGGCCATGGCTAAGGAAGCGGTAGACATTCTGAAAGAGGAAGAGTCAGCGGAAAGAAGGTCAGAAAGGGTGCTTGGATTCGAGAGGATCCGGGCTATCTTTAACGAGGAGATCCCCCAAGGTTCATGAGTCGGCTTATCTCACGATTAGTCGGTTCTAAGGGCGAAGGGGGCAGGTGGTCGGAAACGATGGCTACCGAGTTTAAGAGAAAACCTTCAAGATCCACCTCGGAAAACCCAGGGAAGGAGGGGGACAAAAAGTCTGGTCATCCAACCAGGCAAAAGTCTCCGGTACCTGGTGGGTATAAATCTCTGCAGTTGACGCGAGAGGGGCGGCCGAACCTCTTTCAGCTAACAACAAGAGAGAATGCGAACCCGAAAGGGTGACGGCCTGTCAGGATGCTTCAAAACTCTTCGGAGGGTCACAGAGCCCAATCCTAGACGATTATTGAGTCCTTGCAAGGAACAAAAAGCAAGGGGCCATCCAATGGGGGATGGCCTTTTTATTTTTAGAGGCAGAAATCGACAACAATCGCATCATGGTCCGACGCAGGGTAGTTATCATATAAGAGATTGCCGATCACCTTGGCTCCGACGGAATCTCCTTTTCGATCCGAACTTTTTCCCTCTTTCTGGACGATCTTAAGCCCACGCTGCGTAAACCAGTCCAGCTTAAAGGAGCATTTTCCGCCATGATCTTTCAGGGACCACTCGACAAACCGAAAACACCAATTTGGGAGCCATTCTCTAAGATTTTTGAATTGCTTCATATCTTCAACCGAATAATGGGATGTGCCAACTCCCAACTCGTTGCATAATTTGTAATCGAAGCCTTTTTGTTCAAGCATTGAGAAGAGGTTCTTTTCAAAAAAACGATCGGGGTGCGGATAGTGGTTACGAATCATATTGCCGGTTCCCATCAAGACACGGATCCAAAAACCAATGATAGCAGCGGTAGCGGTGTGGGCATCGCAAGTGCTGGTGTTCCAATCACCTCCAATGAGCACAGGCCCTTTGGTCGTCTCTTCTATATGATCAATCACCCTTTTTAGCTGAAGGCGTCGATGTTCCTGTGTGGAGCGAACATCAAGATGAACCGCTGCAACCGTTACAAGTTGCCCGTTTATATCAATGTCGGCCACGGGTGCTGCCTGATTCCCCAATCTCTTTTCACGCCCCCGCATCTTGTCATGGGCATTTGGGAGAGAAACGATTCGAGGATTTTTGATTGGGTAACGTGATAAGATTGCGTTACCGGCGATTCCTAAGTGATTTTCACCCTCGACCTCCTGCTCGATGCCGCATCCTTTCGCGAGATTCAGATAGGAGGGAGCAAAATAGTAATGCATGCTGAGTGCCTTCGCAATTTCACGAGCGATATGGCGGTTTCCGGAGCGGGCCATCCCTAAGTCCGCTTCAGTAATCAAGAGAATGTCAGCCGATGATAAGACCGGGTGGGTTGTGAGATAATAAAGAATAGCGTCAAACCTCATCCCCCTTTCAATATTCCAGGAGACAGATCGATAAAACGGCTCCGGACCGGGCAAAGTCGATGTGAAATGGACCAGTTCATAACTTTTCAGAACTTTCTCAATTTTTGGCTCCAATTGACGGTAGAGCGGCGATGCTCGGAGCGCTTTGGTAGAATGAAATTGCCGAAGGGCCGGGATGTGTCGATGCAAATCGTGTTGAAGTGTCTCGTTCTGTGTCATGGGGCGGAGAGCCTAGGAAAAAGGGGAGCCCAGGTCAAGGGCAAGCCAAACCGGATGATCTACCGGCTTTTTGTCGGGCCATTACTGATAGGTTATCGCAATACTCATTACCACCGGGTTTGACACTCTGCTGTTTCAGCTTGGGCGTCGCCAGTTTGGTTTTCGACGGTGGAATATCCCTGCAGGGAGGATTCAACAATCATCTCACAATAGGTCGGTTTTTGAGGGTTTCTTGGATTGCGGGCCAGCCAGGAACAAAGAAATTGACAATTCAATGAGGATAGAAGTCGCGTAAGTTCCGGTTCATCCGGTGGGATATAAAGACTGGCTTCACTGGGCCCAAGAATCTGATCGGAGTTTAGCGCAACACCGCACCCCTGCTGATGAGAGAGATTTTGAACCTCATCCTCACAATTAACCGTATATTGTGTCTCTCGTATCTCCCT
The Deltaproteobacteria bacterium DNA segment above includes these coding regions:
- a CDS encoding endonuclease/exonuclease/phosphatase family protein translates to MTQNETLQHDLHRHIPALRQFHSTKALRASPLYRQLEPKIEKVLKSYELVHFTSTLPGPEPFYRSVSWNIERGMRFDAILYYLTTHPVLSSADILLITEADLGMARSGNRHIAREIAKALSMHYYFAPSYLNLAKGCGIEQEVEGENHLGIAGNAILSRYPIKNPRIVSLPNAHDKMRGREKRLGNQAAPVADIDINGQLVTVAAVHLDVRSTQEHRRLQLKRVIDHIEETTKGPVLIGGDWNTSTCDAHTATAAIIGFWIRVLMGTGNMIRNHYPHPDRFFEKNLFSMLEQKGFDYKLCNELGVGTSHYSVEDMKQFKNLREWLPNWCFRFVEWSLKDHGGKCSFKLDWFTQRGLKIVQKEGKSSDRKGDSVGAKVIGNLLYDNYPASDHDAIVVDFCL